The following proteins come from a genomic window of Gottfriedia acidiceleris:
- a CDS encoding GIY-YIG nuclease family protein, which yields MKDHKHYLYVLECSDATFYAGYTTNIKRRVKQHNDGKGAKYTRGRTPVNCIFFEEYPTKREAMQAEYAFKQLSRENKERYMRGGTSND from the coding sequence ATGAAAGATCATAAACACTATCTATATGTGCTAGAATGCTCTGATGCAACTTTCTATGCAGGGTATACAACAAATATTAAGCGTAGAGTAAAACAACACAACGATGGAAAGGGTGCAAAATATACGAGGGGTAGAACACCTGTAAATTGTATATTTTTTGAGGAATACCCAACTAAAAGAGAAGCGATGCAAGCGGAATACGCTTTTAAGCAATTATCAAGAGAAAACAAAGAACGATATATGAGAGGAGGAACGAGTAATGATTAA
- a CDS encoding aminotransferase class I/II-fold pyridoxal phosphate-dependent enzyme: protein MNKMPLLNALKQFVNKETLSLHVPGHKNGKHTFINELGLPNILNYDVTELNGLDDLHYPSEVISEAQKMLAKVYNAEESFFLVNGSTVGNLAAILALCGENDEVLVQRNCHKSIFHGLLLAGAKPIFLPLDIDEELGQPLGVNSEQSMNVMKNYPKAKAMILTNPNYYGMSQNLKNIIEFAHSMKIPTIVDEAHGTHFIVGDPFPNDALSMGADIVIQSAHKTLPAMTMGSYLHIKSKFICRDKVREMLRMLQSSSPSYPIMASLDYARSFVETFSHDKVKILQKKIAEFIKEVKYLASIQIVTSSRINYTQDLLKVIVKSKKGHTGKQLQEIFENEGIYSELSDWAHVLFILPLDEKMDFDDLINRIKKATESMEYIENKQPKLNVPNFTSTVLHSYADLKKKRKLVKNLADSVGEISAENIVPYPPGIPILLKGELITTKHVDYIHDVYQYGMTIQNLIEDQNLQIEVLI, encoded by the coding sequence ATGAATAAAATGCCATTACTAAATGCACTGAAGCAGTTTGTAAATAAAGAGACATTATCTCTACATGTTCCAGGTCATAAAAATGGAAAGCACACTTTTATAAATGAATTAGGATTACCAAATATATTAAATTATGATGTGACGGAATTAAATGGCTTAGATGACTTACATTATCCTTCAGAGGTGATCAGTGAGGCTCAAAAAATGTTAGCGAAAGTATACAATGCAGAAGAAAGTTTCTTTTTAGTAAATGGATCAACTGTGGGCAATCTAGCTGCTATTTTAGCGTTATGTGGCGAAAATGATGAAGTATTGGTACAACGTAATTGTCATAAGTCAATTTTTCATGGTCTTTTACTTGCTGGAGCAAAGCCTATATTCTTGCCATTAGATATTGATGAAGAGCTAGGACAACCACTTGGGGTAAACAGTGAGCAATCTATGAATGTAATGAAAAATTATCCAAAAGCAAAAGCAATGATTTTAACAAATCCTAATTACTATGGAATGTCTCAGAATTTAAAAAATATAATTGAGTTTGCTCATAGTATGAAGATTCCAACGATAGTCGATGAGGCACATGGAACCCATTTTATAGTTGGCGATCCTTTTCCAAATGATGCGCTCTCTATGGGCGCTGATATTGTAATACAATCAGCGCATAAAACTTTGCCTGCAATGACAATGGGTTCATATTTACATATAAAATCAAAATTCATTTGCAGAGATAAAGTAAGAGAAATGCTGAGAATGCTACAAAGCAGCAGTCCTTCTTATCCAATCATGGCTTCCTTGGATTACGCAAGGAGTTTTGTCGAAACATTTTCTCATGATAAGGTGAAAATACTTCAAAAAAAAATTGCTGAATTTATTAAAGAAGTTAAATATTTAGCTAGTATACAAATTGTTACATCAAGTCGTATAAACTATACACAAGATTTACTAAAAGTAATCGTTAAAAGTAAAAAAGGACATACAGGTAAGCAATTACAGGAAATATTTGAAAATGAGGGTATCTATTCTGAACTATCAGATTGGGCACATGTTCTGTTCATCCTTCCGCTAGATGAAAAAATGGATTTTGATGACCTTATTAATCGTATAAAAAAAGCAACTGAATCAATGGAATATATTGAAAATAAACAACCTAAGCTTAATGTACCTAATTTTACGAGTACAGTTTTACATAGTTACGCTGACTTAAAGAAAAAAAGGAAGCTGGTAAAAAATCTGGCAGATTCGGTAGGAGAAATATCTGCAGAAAATATTGTTCCATATCCACCAGGAATTCCGATTTTACTAAAAGGGGAACTAATTACTACTAAGCATGTTGATTATATTCATGATGTATATCAATATGGAATGACGATTCAAAATTTGATTGAAGATCAAAATTTACAAATTGAAGTATTGATTTAG
- a CDS encoding PSP1 domain-containing protein, whose translation MYEVVGVRFKKAGKIYYFDPNGLAIPKDTFVIVETVRGIEFGKVVVPNKKVGENDVVLPLKKVMRLADEHDRMIVEENKQSAKEAYEVCSSKVMQHELDMKLVDVEYTFDRNKVIFYFTADGRIDFRELVKDLAAVFRTRIELRQIGVRDEAKMLGGIGPCGRMLCCSTFLGDFEPVSIKMAKDQNLSLNPAKISGLCGRLMCCLKYENDEYEAAKEQLPDLEDIIKTAEGPGRVVGLNILERVIQVELIKKERVVEYTLDDLIHEGVVSIQTTD comes from the coding sequence GTGTACGAAGTAGTCGGAGTACGTTTTAAAAAAGCTGGTAAAATCTATTATTTCGACCCAAATGGACTAGCAATCCCTAAAGATACTTTTGTCATCGTTGAGACGGTGAGAGGGATTGAATTTGGAAAAGTAGTTGTACCAAATAAAAAGGTCGGAGAAAATGACGTAGTCCTTCCGTTAAAAAAAGTTATGCGATTAGCTGATGAACATGATCGTATGATTGTTGAAGAGAATAAACAATCAGCTAAAGAAGCTTATGAAGTTTGTTCTAGTAAAGTAATGCAACATGAACTAGATATGAAGTTAGTTGATGTCGAATATACATTTGACCGAAATAAAGTCATCTTTTATTTTACAGCAGATGGTAGAATAGACTTCAGGGAATTAGTAAAGGATTTGGCTGCAGTATTCCGTACTCGAATTGAATTAAGACAAATAGGAGTACGCGATGAAGCTAAAATGCTCGGTGGGATTGGACCTTGCGGTAGAATGTTGTGTTGTTCAACGTTCTTAGGTGATTTTGAACCAGTATCCATTAAAATGGCTAAAGATCAAAACCTTTCTCTTAACCCGGCGAAGATTTCAGGACTTTGTGGCCGATTAATGTGCTGCTTAAAATATGAAAATGACGAGTACGAGGCTGCAAAAGAACAACTTCCAGACTTAGAGGATATCATCAAGACAGCAGAAGGTCCTGGAAGAGTAGTAGGATTGAACATCTTAGAACGAGTTATTCAGGTAGAATTGATTAAAAAAGAACGCGTTGTGGAGTATACCCTAGATGATTTAATTCACGAGGGAGTCGTGTCAATACAAACCACAGATTAA
- the rsmI gene encoding 16S rRNA (cytidine(1402)-2'-O)-methyltransferase — protein MKSQKSFLNEELGCLYLIPTPIGNLEDMTFRAVRILKEVDYIAAEDTRNTKKLCNHFEIPTPLVSYHEHNKEKAGLKLVEDLKRGLKVGLVSDAGMPCINDPGYELVKLCLEEGISVVPLPGANAALTSLISSGLPTDSFLYIGFLSRQKKDKKKQLEPLKGQRSTVILYESPHRLKETLHVIIEVLGDRKIVLCRELTKKFEEFLRGTVSDAIDWATNEEVRGEFVVVLEGASEEDVKNNEECWWQELSINQHVDWYINEKNEKSKDAIKLVAKDRSLNKRDVYAEYHEI, from the coding sequence ATTAAAAGTCAAAAGAGCTTCTTAAATGAAGAATTAGGCTGTCTTTATTTAATACCAACCCCTATTGGAAATTTAGAAGATATGACGTTTAGAGCGGTACGAATACTAAAAGAAGTAGATTATATTGCAGCGGAGGATACACGTAATACGAAAAAGCTTTGTAATCATTTCGAAATACCAACGCCTTTAGTGAGTTATCATGAGCATAATAAAGAAAAAGCAGGATTAAAGCTTGTAGAAGACTTAAAACGAGGATTAAAAGTTGGATTAGTAAGTGATGCAGGAATGCCATGTATAAATGACCCAGGTTATGAACTTGTAAAACTTTGTTTAGAGGAAGGTATTTCTGTCGTTCCTTTACCTGGTGCAAATGCTGCCTTAACATCTTTAATATCATCTGGACTTCCTACTGATTCGTTTTTATACATAGGATTCTTGTCACGTCAAAAGAAAGATAAGAAGAAGCAATTGGAACCGTTAAAGGGGCAACGTAGTACAGTCATTTTATACGAGTCTCCACACCGTTTAAAAGAAACGCTACACGTTATTATTGAAGTATTAGGTGACAGAAAAATTGTACTTTGTAGGGAATTAACAAAGAAGTTCGAAGAGTTTTTACGTGGGACAGTTAGTGATGCTATAGACTGGGCAACGAATGAAGAAGTACGTGGAGAGTTTGTAGTTGTTTTAGAAGGGGCATCTGAAGAAGATGTGAAAAACAATGAGGAGTGTTGGTGGCAGGAACTATCCATTAACCAACATGTCGATTGGTACATAAATGAAAAAAACGAAAAAAGTAAAGATGCTATAAAACTTGTTGCGAAGGATCGTTCATTAAATAAAAGGGACGTCTACGCGGAATATCATGAAATTTAA
- the holB gene encoding DNA polymerase III subunit delta', translating to MKTSWEKLSERQPVATKMLKNAVIKNRVAHAYLFEGPRGTGKRELALYYTKVLLCENVSGATPCGTCRNCKRVDSGNHPNVYVIEPEEASIKKHQIQQLQEEFSKTAVESNRKIYIIDHADRMTTNAANSLLKFLEEPVSITTAFLLTEQVQQILPTIQSRCQSIHFNPLPTKYFEEHLVKIELQSNLVPLLARLTNSEAVALQIAEEEWFAQARDLVIELYEALLTTKKDSLLVIQQNVSRHFDTKEQLQMMLDMLVLAFKDMLYIYAEQDQNVVFKNEEPLMRQALNRISLEKITTCLEIILFAKKRLTSNANMLMVLEQMIIELQEGL from the coding sequence ATGAAAACATCTTGGGAGAAACTAAGCGAGCGTCAGCCAGTTGCCACAAAAATGTTAAAAAATGCAGTAATTAAGAACAGGGTAGCTCATGCTTACTTATTTGAAGGCCCAAGAGGAACTGGTAAACGTGAACTTGCATTATACTACACAAAAGTATTACTATGTGAGAATGTAAGTGGCGCTACACCTTGTGGAACTTGTCGTAATTGTAAGCGTGTCGATTCTGGTAATCACCCAAATGTTTATGTAATTGAACCCGAAGAAGCTTCAATAAAGAAACATCAAATTCAACAATTACAAGAAGAATTCTCTAAAACAGCTGTTGAATCGAATCGAAAAATTTATATAATAGACCATGCTGATCGAATGACGACAAATGCAGCTAATTCTTTATTGAAATTTTTGGAAGAGCCGGTCTCAATTACAACTGCATTTTTATTAACTGAACAAGTACAACAAATTTTGCCAACGATACAATCTCGCTGTCAATCAATCCATTTTAATCCATTACCAACAAAATACTTTGAAGAACATTTAGTTAAGATCGAGCTCCAATCAAACTTAGTACCATTATTAGCAAGATTAACAAATAGTGAGGCAGTCGCACTTCAAATTGCTGAAGAAGAATGGTTTGCACAAGCTAGAGATTTAGTGATAGAATTATATGAAGCATTATTAACAACAAAAAAAGATAGTCTTCTAGTCATACAACAAAATGTTTCTCGTCATTTCGATACGAAGGAACAGTTACAAATGATGCTTGATATGCTTGTATTAGCCTTTAAAGATATGCTATATATATATGCTGAGCAAGATCAAAATGTTGTTTTTAAAAATGAAGAACCATTAATGAGACAAGCATTAAATCGTATTTCATTAGAGAAAATAACCACTTGTTTAGAAATCATCCTTTTTGCTAAAAAACGATTAACATCCAACGCAAATATGTTAATGGTTTTAGAGCAAATGATTATAGAGCTACAGGAGGGATTGTAG
- the tmk gene encoding dTMP kinase, with amino-acid sequence MKSLFITFEGPEGAGKTTIIHMISEELRKRCVNFISTREPGGIRIAENIRNIILDTENIEMDKRTEALLYAAARRQHLAEKVIPALAEGKIVLCDRFVDSSLAYQGVGRGIGIDEIYNINQFAIDGLMPDLTIYFDLDPKVGLNRVHQADEREINRLDLEELDFHLKVQSGYAEIMKREPWRFKRIDASNQVDQVFNDTLNVILEKIEEI; translated from the coding sequence TTGAAATCTTTATTCATTACATTTGAAGGACCAGAGGGTGCAGGGAAAACAACAATTATACATATGATATCGGAAGAACTTCGTAAAAGATGTGTAAATTTTATATCCACTCGAGAACCAGGTGGTATACGGATTGCTGAAAATATAAGAAATATTATATTAGACACAGAGAATATTGAAATGGACAAGCGTACGGAGGCACTACTTTATGCTGCAGCAAGGAGACAGCATTTAGCAGAGAAAGTAATCCCTGCGTTGGCGGAAGGGAAAATCGTGTTGTGTGATCGATTTGTAGATAGCTCACTTGCATATCAAGGTGTTGGTAGAGGAATCGGAATAGATGAAATTTATAATATCAATCAATTTGCAATCGATGGTTTAATGCCTGATTTGACAATTTACTTTGATTTAGACCCTAAAGTTGGACTAAATAGAGTTCACCAAGCAGATGAGAGAGAAATCAATCGACTGGATTTAGAAGAACTAGATTTTCATTTAAAAGTTCAAAGTGGATATGCTGAAATTATGAAGAGAGAGCCATGGCGCTTTAAACGAATTGATGCCTCAAATCAGGTCGATCAAGTATTTAATGATACCTTGAATGTCATTTTAGAAAAAATAGAAGAAATTTAA
- a CDS encoding TatD family hydrolase translates to MLFDTHVHLNADQYKEDLEEVISRALEAGVVHQVVVGFDRPTITKAMELIEKYDFLYAAIGWHPVDAIDATDEDFEWIKELAKHPKVVAIGETGLDYYWDKSPKEIQKEVFRKQIQLAKECGLPIVIHNRDATEDIVTILKEENASEVGGIMHCFGGSVETAKECIKMNFYISLGGPVTFKNAKKPKEIATEIPLENLLIETDCPYLTPHPYRGKRNEPSYVSLVADEIARLKNISVEEVQKRTFENACTIFQINK, encoded by the coding sequence ATGCTTTTTGATACACATGTACATTTAAATGCAGATCAATACAAAGAAGACCTTGAAGAAGTAATAAGTAGAGCCCTGGAAGCAGGAGTTGTTCATCAAGTAGTTGTTGGCTTTGATCGACCAACAATTACGAAAGCTATGGAATTAATTGAGAAGTATGATTTTCTTTATGCAGCTATTGGATGGCATCCAGTTGATGCAATTGACGCAACTGATGAAGACTTTGAATGGATTAAGGAATTAGCAAAACATCCTAAAGTAGTAGCAATTGGTGAAACTGGATTAGATTACTACTGGGATAAATCTCCAAAAGAAATTCAAAAAGAAGTATTTCGCAAACAAATTCAATTAGCAAAAGAATGCGGACTACCGATTGTCATTCACAATCGAGACGCAACAGAAGACATTGTAACCATTTTAAAAGAAGAAAATGCATCAGAAGTAGGTGGCATTATGCACTGCTTCGGCGGAAGTGTGGAAACTGCAAAAGAATGTATTAAAATGAACTTCTATATTTCATTAGGAGGACCAGTTACATTTAAGAATGCAAAAAAACCAAAAGAAATTGCGACAGAGATTCCGTTAGAAAATCTATTAATCGAAACGGATTGTCCATACTTAACACCACATCCGTATAGAGGAAAAAGAAATGAACCTAGCTATGTATCACTTGTTGCTGATGAAATTGCACGTTTAAAAAACATATCAGTTGAAGAAGTTCAAAAACGAACTTTCGAAAATGCGTGTACTATTTTTCAGATTAACAAATGA
- a CDS encoding G5 and 3D domain-containing protein has protein sequence MIDANRLLSRLGSSKKLAVQLAGALVFTGSVGTGAYEGLKEQVTLEVDGKEQVIQTHANTVAELLKEQNINITNADEIYPSAKTKISDDMDITVHLAKPVKLTIDGQEKVIMTTAQTVKELLKEQNIKINPDDVIMPALSTPLEENGKVSYEKAFPMVLNDGGVSKKVFATSTTVADFLEKQNITLNEFDRVEPGAGEIIKQNDTVRVIRVEKVNDVVEEPVDFKVKEQKDSSMFKDESSVISEGVKGLVKRNFELIKENGKVVSKTLVDETILKEPVDRVVAVGTKSVLTSSALVKSSAPKSSSKVKEMYVEATAYSPYDAGMSGVTALGINVRKNPNTKLIAVDPKVIPLGSKVWVEGYGVAIAGDTGGAIKGRRIDILMPTKDDCFDFGRRTVKIRIIS, from the coding sequence GTGATAGACGCGAATAGGTTACTTTCTAGACTTGGGAGTAGTAAAAAACTAGCAGTACAACTTGCAGGAGCTTTAGTTTTCACTGGATCAGTAGGTACAGGAGCATATGAGGGACTTAAAGAACAAGTAACTCTTGAGGTAGACGGGAAGGAACAGGTTATTCAAACACATGCAAATACTGTGGCTGAATTATTAAAAGAACAAAATATTAATATTACGAATGCAGATGAAATATATCCGTCGGCCAAAACGAAAATATCAGATGATATGGATATTACAGTTCATTTAGCGAAACCTGTTAAACTTACAATCGATGGGCAAGAAAAAGTCATTATGACAACTGCTCAAACGGTAAAGGAATTATTAAAGGAACAAAATATTAAGATCAATCCTGATGATGTAATAATGCCTGCACTGTCAACACCGTTAGAGGAAAATGGTAAAGTATCTTACGAAAAAGCATTCCCTATGGTATTAAATGACGGAGGAGTTTCTAAAAAAGTATTTGCAACTTCGACTACTGTCGCTGACTTTTTAGAAAAGCAGAACATTACATTAAACGAATTTGACCGAGTTGAACCAGGTGCCGGAGAAATCATCAAACAAAATGATACAGTTCGAGTTATCCGTGTCGAAAAAGTCAACGATGTGGTGGAAGAGCCTGTAGATTTTAAAGTAAAAGAGCAAAAAGATTCTTCTATGTTTAAAGATGAATCTTCGGTCATTTCAGAAGGTGTTAAAGGACTTGTTAAACGTAACTTTGAACTAATTAAAGAAAATGGTAAGGTAGTTTCTAAAACGCTAGTTGATGAAACTATTTTAAAAGAACCCGTTGATCGAGTAGTTGCAGTTGGAACAAAGTCTGTACTAACATCAAGTGCATTAGTAAAATCTAGTGCGCCAAAATCAAGTAGTAAGGTAAAAGAAATGTATGTTGAAGCAACTGCATATTCACCTTACGATGCTGGGATGTCTGGTGTAACAGCCTTAGGTATTAATGTTCGTAAAAATCCTAACACAAAACTGATTGCAGTTGATCCAAAAGTGATTCCTTTAGGATCTAAGGTTTGGGTTGAAGGATATGGCGTTGCTATTGCTGGTGACACTGGTGGAGCAATTAAAGGCAGAAGAATTGATATTTTAATGCCTACAAAAGACGATTGTTTTGATTTTGGTCGTCGTACTGTAAAAATTCGTATTATTAGCTAA
- the yabA gene encoding DNA replication initiation control protein YabA translates to MDKKNIFLSLSNMEEQIQDLSTQLSDLKQYIAELLEENHYTKIENDHLRERLGLDKRIEEKEQIKDSKKKKVQKDKDLGEGYDNLARLYQEGFHICNLHYGSVRHGEDCLFCLSFFDKK, encoded by the coding sequence TTGGACAAGAAGAATATATTCTTATCTCTTTCCAATATGGAAGAACAAATTCAAGATTTATCAACACAGCTTAGTGACTTAAAACAATATATTGCTGAGCTACTAGAAGAAAATCACTATACGAAAATTGAGAATGATCACTTACGAGAAAGATTAGGTCTAGATAAACGTATAGAAGAAAAAGAACAAATAAAAGACTCAAAGAAGAAAAAGGTACAAAAGGATAAGGATCTTGGGGAAGGCTATGATAATTTAGCAAGATTGTACCAAGAAGGTTTCCATATTTGTAATCTACATTATGGAAGCGTACGTCATGGTGAGGACTGTCTGTTTTGTTTATCTTTCTTTGATAAAAAGTAA
- a CDS encoding AbrB/MazE/SpoVT family DNA-binding domain-containing protein: MKSTGIVRKVDELGRVVIPIELRRTLNITERDTIEIFVQDDRIILKKYEPNMTCMMTGEISQNNLEVADGKIVLSKKGAELLKFEIEQFLADNN; this comes from the coding sequence ATGAAATCTACAGGAATTGTCCGTAAGGTAGACGAGCTTGGCCGTGTAGTCATACCAATTGAACTTAGAAGAACACTAAATATCACTGAAAGAGACACAATTGAAATATTCGTTCAGGATGATCGAATTATCCTAAAAAAATATGAACCAAATATGACTTGTATGATGACGGGAGAAATTTCTCAAAATAATCTTGAGGTTGCTGATGGCAAAATTGTTTTAAGTAAAAAAGGCGCAGAACTACTAAAATTCGAGATTGAACAATTTTTAGCTGATAATAATTAA
- a CDS encoding tRNA1(Val) (adenine(37)-N6)-methyltransferase — protein sequence MMLKGDERLDYLLTDDMRIIQSPSVFSFSLDAVLLSNFTYVPIQKGTIVDLCSGNGVIPLMLHRRSKANIIGVEIQERLYDMAKRSIEYNKLDEKVSMIHDDLKNAPDKIGREFVDVVTCNPPYFQDIPTSEQNMNEHYAIARHEIKTNLEEVINASKQLLKHGGKLAMVHRPGRMLDIVTTMRKHGIEPKRIQFVYPKMGKEANTLLIEGIKGGKADLKILPPIYVYEENNEYTTELKEILYERS from the coding sequence ATTATGCTTAAAGGTGACGAACGCTTAGATTACTTATTAACCGATGATATGAGGATTATTCAAAGTCCATCTGTTTTTTCATTTTCATTAGATGCAGTTCTTTTATCCAATTTTACATATGTCCCGATCCAAAAAGGTACAATTGTTGATTTATGCTCTGGAAATGGAGTTATTCCATTGATGTTACACCGAAGATCTAAAGCTAATATAATAGGTGTAGAAATACAAGAACGACTGTATGATATGGCTAAAAGAAGCATTGAATATAACAAGTTAGATGAAAAAGTATCAATGATTCATGACGATTTAAAAAATGCACCAGATAAAATAGGTAGAGAATTTGTAGATGTCGTTACGTGTAATCCGCCGTACTTTCAAGATATTCCGACTTCTGAACAGAATATGAATGAGCATTATGCAATAGCGAGACATGAGATTAAAACCAATTTAGAAGAAGTAATCAATGCAAGTAAACAACTTTTGAAGCACGGTGGAAAATTGGCGATGGTTCATCGTCCAGGACGTATGTTGGATATTGTTACAACAATGCGTAAACATGGTATTGAGCCGAAAAGAATTCAGTTTGTCTATCCAAAAATGGGTAAGGAAGCAAATACACTTCTAATTGAAGGTATTAAAGGTGGTAAGGCTGACCTTAAAATTTTGCCTCCGATTTACGTATATGAGGAAAATAACGAGTATACGACTGAGTTAAAGGAAATTCTATATGAAAGATCATAA
- the metG gene encoding methionine--tRNA ligase: protein MSNKTFYITTPIYYPSGKLHIGHAYTTVAGDAMARYKRLQGFDVFYLTGTDEHGQKIQRKAEELNVSPQKYLDDIVVGIKDLWTKLDISYDDFIRTTESRHKEIVEKIFKQLLDQGDIYLDEYEGWYSVPDETYYTETQIVDPLYNEEGKIIGGKSPDSGHPVELVKEESYFFKMSKYADRLLKYYEENPEFIQPESRKNEMINNFIKPGLEDLAVSRTSFDWGVKVPGNAKHVIYVWIDALSNYITALGYGSDNEENYKKYWPANVHLVGKEIVRFHTIYWPIMLMALDLPLPKKVFAHGWLLMKDGKMSKSKGNVVDPVVLIDRYGLDALRYYLLREVPFGSDGIFTPEGFVDRINFDLANDLGNLLNRTIAMIQKYFDGNIPAINGTVTDFDENLQQVAKNTKETVEAAMENMEFSVALTNIWQFVSRTNKYIDETQPWVLAKDESRVHELASVMAHLAESLRQVGILLKPFLTQTPAKIFSQLGLVDETILSWNSLNEFGAIQKDTRVQKGEPIFPRLETEVEVAYIKEQMQGTVKPVEEEKVEETVPEITIDEFFKVQLKVAEVKEAGAVKGAKKLLKLQLDLGNESRQVVSGIAEYYKPEDLIGRKVICVTNLKPVKLRGELSEGMILAGSIEGKLSLATIDQSLPNGTIIK, encoded by the coding sequence ATGAGTAATAAAACTTTTTATATTACAACCCCAATATATTATCCGAGCGGAAAATTACATATAGGTCATGCTTATACGACTGTTGCTGGGGATGCAATGGCAAGATATAAAAGACTTCAAGGGTTTGATGTCTTTTATTTAACGGGTACAGATGAACATGGTCAAAAAATTCAACGTAAAGCTGAGGAGTTAAATGTCTCACCGCAAAAATACTTAGACGATATCGTTGTTGGTATTAAGGACCTATGGACAAAATTAGATATTTCCTATGATGATTTTATCCGTACGACGGAAAGCAGACATAAAGAAATTGTTGAGAAGATTTTCAAGCAATTACTAGATCAAGGTGATATTTATTTGGACGAGTATGAGGGTTGGTATTCTGTTCCGGATGAAACCTATTATACGGAAACACAAATTGTTGATCCTTTATATAATGAAGAAGGAAAAATTATTGGTGGAAAGAGTCCGGACAGCGGTCATCCAGTAGAGCTAGTAAAAGAAGAGTCATATTTCTTTAAAATGAGCAAATATGCTGACCGATTACTGAAGTATTATGAAGAAAACCCAGAATTTATTCAACCTGAATCAAGAAAAAATGAAATGATTAACAATTTCATTAAACCTGGTTTAGAGGATTTAGCTGTCTCACGTACTTCATTCGACTGGGGTGTAAAAGTACCTGGAAATGCTAAACACGTAATTTATGTTTGGATTGACGCTTTATCTAACTATATTACAGCTTTAGGTTATGGTTCAGATAATGAAGAAAACTATAAAAAATATTGGCCAGCGAATGTTCATTTAGTTGGTAAAGAAATTGTACGTTTCCATACGATTTATTGGCCGATTATGTTAATGGCATTAGACTTACCATTACCAAAAAAGGTCTTTGCTCACGGATGGTTATTAATGAAAGACGGTAAGATGAGTAAATCAAAAGGTAATGTTGTAGATCCAGTAGTATTAATCGACCGATATGGCTTAGATGCTTTAAGATACTATTTATTACGTGAAGTTCCTTTTGGATCAGATGGTATTTTTACGCCTGAAGGATTCGTCGACCGTATTAATTTTGATTTAGCAAATGATCTAGGGAATTTATTAAATCGAACAATTGCAATGATCCAAAAATATTTTGATGGTAATATTCCTGCTATTAATGGAACAGTAACAGATTTTGACGAAAACCTACAACAAGTGGCAAAGAATACAAAAGAAACTGTGGAAGCAGCAATGGAAAATATGGAGTTTTCAGTTGCATTAACAAATATTTGGCAGTTTGTTAGTCGTACAAACAAATATATTGATGAGACACAGCCGTGGGTACTTGCTAAAGACGAAAGCCGTGTACATGAACTAGCTTCGGTAATGGCACACTTAGCTGAATCTTTACGCCAAGTTGGGATTTTATTAAAACCTTTCTTAACTCAGACTCCAGCGAAAATTTTCTCTCAGTTAGGACTAGTTGATGAAACAATTCTATCATGGAACAGCCTAAATGAGTTTGGAGCAATTCAGAAGGATACGAGAGTACAAAAGGGTGAACCAATTTTCCCACGTTTAGAGACAGAGGTTGAAGTTGCATATATTAAAGAACAAATGCAGGGTACTGTAAAACCAGTAGAAGAAGAGAAAGTGGAAGAAACTGTTCCTGAAATTACAATTGATGAGTTCTTTAAAGTTCAACTAAAGGTAGCTGAAGTAAAAGAAGCTGGTGCAGTAAAAGGAGCAAAAAAACTTTTAAAACTTCAATTAGATTTAGGAAATGAATCAAGACAAGTTGTGTCAGGTATAGCGGAATACTATAAACCAGAAGATTTAATTGGTAGAAAAGTTATCTGCGTAACGAATTTAAAACCTGTAAAGCTTAGAGGGGAACTATCCGAAGGGATGATTCTTGCAGGAAGTATTGAAGGTAAGCTATCACTTGCAACAATTGATCAATCATTACCAAATGGTACTATTATTAAATAA